A genomic stretch from Leptospira andrefontaineae includes:
- a CDS encoding LA_0442/LA_0875 N-terminal domain-containing protein codes for MRLKLKVRSIIFFLLALVLTPGLLFADQTILLRKGGKVIGNVVGQNEKAIVVQTESGKQNINKRDILKIIYKDITREEENRIRKEEEKKVQENPQIVEEPIQIIPPPTSTEPGRSRWSAVWRSAILPGWGQWYTDNKKEAWITGGAFLGSLAYAGYSRSEAESAKSKYDDAVSKSSTTGSFIYGGGIANFYLLTIVPGARADYESSVQAYNTSVYVLGGVYLAQLVRTYFLGKSWEQGASANPVAWTVVPRPDWSAGRVGWGAEASFSLGF; via the coding sequence ATGCGCCTAAAACTTAAAGTCCGTTCTATAATTTTTTTCCTATTGGCATTGGTTTTAACTCCAGGCCTATTATTTGCCGATCAGACCATTCTTCTCCGCAAGGGTGGCAAGGTAATCGGTAATGTTGTAGGTCAAAATGAGAAGGCAATCGTTGTCCAAACAGAATCGGGCAAACAGAACATCAATAAAAGAGATATATTAAAAATTATTTATAAAGATATCACAAGAGAAGAAGAGAACCGCATCCGTAAGGAAGAAGAGAAGAAGGTCCAGGAAAATCCTCAAATAGTTGAGGAGCCGATCCAGATCATTCCACCTCCCACTTCCACAGAACCGGGCAGAAGTAGATGGAGTGCAGTATGGCGTTCCGCAATTCTACCTGGTTGGGGACAATGGTATACGGATAATAAAAAGGAAGCTTGGATCACTGGTGGAGCATTCTTGGGAAGTTTAGCTTACGCAGGATATTCCAGATCCGAAGCAGAATCCGCAAAAAGTAAATACGATGATGCAGTCTCCAAGAGTAGCACCACAGGTTCTTTTATCTACGGAGGAGGAATTGCAAACTTCTATCTTCTCACCATAGTTCCTGGAGCAAGGGCGGATTATGAAAGTTCAGTCCAAGCTTATAACACTTCCGTGTATGTATTAGGCGGGGTGTATCTGGCTCAATTGGTCCGCACTTATTTCCTGGGAAAATCTTGGGAGCAAGGGGCTTCTGCCAATCCAGTAGCCTGGACAGTCGTGCCTAGGCCGGATTGGTCTGCTGGTAGAGTAGGATGGGGCGCCGAGGCAAGTTTTAGCCTTGGTTTTTAG
- a CDS encoding YceI family protein, with translation MKSRINSFYQSALIFSVFSLAGSLQFNSLSAEASCKYSVSQEASGIEWKAFKFTEKTGVGGKFTKVAITGAKSSANVPDALKGLKFSIDPLDLDSGNAERDPKIKGAFFGNLKKSGKIEGSVSSAKLEADGKSGTGVVKLIWNGVSKDVPLQFTLTGEVLEAKGHLDVNNWSAGKALTALNTVCSDLHKSKDGKSVLWPDVEITIKSTLKKDCK, from the coding sequence ATGAAATCACGTATAAATTCTTTTTATCAATCCGCACTGATTTTTTCAGTATTCTCTCTTGCAGGAAGTTTGCAATTCAATTCGTTATCCGCTGAGGCTTCTTGCAAATATTCCGTTAGTCAAGAGGCATCTGGTATAGAATGGAAGGCTTTCAAATTTACAGAAAAAACAGGAGTGGGTGGAAAATTTACCAAAGTTGCTATTACTGGAGCTAAATCTTCGGCAAATGTTCCAGACGCATTAAAAGGTTTAAAATTTTCTATCGATCCTTTGGACTTGGACAGTGGAAATGCGGAAAGAGATCCTAAGATTAAGGGAGCATTTTTTGGGAATCTAAAAAAGAGCGGCAAGATAGAAGGATCAGTATCTTCAGCAAAATTAGAAGCCGATGGAAAATCCGGAACTGGGGTGGTTAAACTTATATGGAATGGAGTGAGTAAAGATGTTCCTTTACAATTCACTTTAACTGGAGAAGTTTTAGAAGCAAAAGGCCACTTGGATGTAAATAATTGGAGTGCTGGAAAGGCTTTAACTGCATTGAATACAGTTTGTAGTGATCTTCATAAAAGCAAAGACGGTAAGTCCGTTCTTTGGCCGGACGTAGAGATTACGATTAAATCTACTTTAAAGAAAGATTGTAAATAG
- the thiL gene encoding thiamine-phosphate kinase, with protein MNEEELISSLYPPGKEQENDCYSDKEGNLITTDTIVEGTHFRLDWSRPEDLANKLVEVNVSDIAAANGTPQKAFFNFGLSPSCNRKEFLEPFIDSFKKALNSYDIELCGGDTYRTQELNLTLTLLGKSSSPVDRKGGKPGDKVYLSGHIGASLLGYKILEGAHISLSPEAKKIALDRHLRPKSRLNLSRSLYSKNRIHAGMDLTDGLKQDVFKLAKSSGVRIELDLDKLPFENGVKEAIGIEGVLTSGEELELLFLSPDELPSSWEGISIRKIGTVFALEEGEFAQVRYSYEGKTYSPKESGFRHF; from the coding sequence TTGAACGAAGAAGAACTCATCTCCTCCTTATATCCTCCCGGCAAAGAACAGGAAAACGACTGTTATTCGGACAAAGAGGGTAACTTGATCACAACAGATACGATTGTAGAAGGAACTCATTTCCGTTTGGACTGGAGTCGTCCTGAAGATTTGGCAAATAAGTTGGTAGAAGTTAACGTATCGGATATAGCAGCCGCTAACGGGACTCCTCAAAAGGCATTTTTTAATTTTGGACTTTCTCCTTCTTGCAATCGAAAAGAATTTTTAGAACCGTTTATCGATTCATTTAAGAAAGCGTTAAACTCCTACGATATAGAACTTTGCGGCGGAGATACTTACAGAACGCAAGAGTTAAACCTAACTTTAACTCTATTAGGAAAATCAAGTTCTCCTGTAGACAGAAAGGGCGGAAAACCCGGAGACAAAGTATACTTGAGCGGTCATATAGGGGCTTCTCTTTTAGGTTATAAAATATTAGAAGGTGCCCATATTTCCCTATCTCCGGAAGCAAAAAAGATCGCCTTAGATAGACATCTAAGACCTAAATCCAGACTAAACTTAAGCCGTTCCTTATATTCGAAAAATAGAATACATGCTGGAATGGATCTTACTGACGGACTCAAACAAGACGTATTCAAATTAGCCAAATCTTCTGGAGTTAGGATTGAATTAGATCTGGATAAACTTCCTTTTGAGAATGGAGTAAAAGAAGCAATCGGGATAGAAGGTGTTTTAACTTCCGGAGAAGAATTAGAACTTTTATTTTTATCCCCAGATGAATTGCCCTCTTCTTGGGAAGGGATCTCTATCCGAAAAATAGGAACTGTTTTCGCTTTGGAAGAAGGTGAATTCGCTCAGGTCAGATATTCGTATGAAGGAAAGACTTACTCTCCTAAAGAATCCGGATTTAGGCATTTTTAA
- a CDS encoding MFS transporter, with translation MRNGLLSWILPSPSKPLRPESEIQTLYPRFRWRILEATFLGYSVFYTVRNNFPVVSKEIGQALSYSQEQIGNILAITAISYGIGKFLMGALSDRSNPKIFMPLGLILTGICNICFGASSDYQTHLILWGLNGLFQGMGWPPCGRSLGHWFSVKERGEKFAVWNIAHNVGGGLVGVIAAYSASWFGWRNAFYIPAALSFLTAIYLYFRLLDTPQSVGLPSIEEYTGTETDSSKVSESERELSFKEIFIDLVLLNKYIWVFAIANFFVYIVRYSLTDWGPSYLKFAKGASLEKGGISTLIYEFAGIGSTLLVGWYSDKVGGKRGLVSLVCMVPILFALFGILLVPSGYLWADLTLFAVVGFFIYPPVMLLGVAGLDFTSKKAVGTAAGFIGLFGYLGRTALSKGLGWMSSYPWFRWEYSISIIFISAILAIILLAFTWNWKPKH, from the coding sequence ATGAGAAACGGTCTATTATCTTGGATTCTACCCAGTCCTTCTAAACCATTACGTCCCGAGTCGGAAATCCAAACTCTTTATCCAAGGTTTCGTTGGAGAATTTTAGAAGCCACATTCTTAGGATATTCGGTCTTTTACACTGTCCGGAACAATTTCCCTGTAGTTTCGAAGGAAATTGGACAAGCACTCTCTTATTCACAAGAACAGATTGGAAATATTCTAGCGATCACAGCAATCTCTTACGGAATCGGAAAATTCCTGATGGGAGCTCTATCGGATAGAAGTAATCCAAAGATATTCATGCCATTAGGTCTTATTCTAACAGGAATTTGTAATATATGTTTTGGTGCTTCTTCGGATTACCAAACTCATTTGATTTTGTGGGGATTAAATGGTTTGTTCCAAGGAATGGGCTGGCCTCCATGCGGAAGATCCTTAGGACATTGGTTCTCCGTTAAAGAAAGAGGAGAAAAATTCGCGGTTTGGAATATTGCTCATAATGTGGGCGGCGGACTAGTAGGAGTGATCGCTGCGTATAGCGCTTCTTGGTTTGGATGGAGAAACGCATTTTATATTCCGGCTGCTCTTTCTTTTTTAACTGCCATCTATTTGTATTTCAGATTATTAGATACTCCTCAATCTGTTGGACTTCCTTCTATTGAAGAATATACGGGAACAGAAACTGATTCCTCGAAAGTTTCTGAATCAGAAAGAGAACTTAGCTTTAAGGAAATCTTTATAGATCTGGTACTTTTAAATAAGTATATCTGGGTCTTTGCAATTGCGAACTTTTTTGTTTACATAGTGAGATACAGCTTAACAGATTGGGGGCCTTCTTATCTAAAATTTGCAAAAGGAGCTAGCTTAGAAAAAGGAGGGATCAGTACTCTTATCTATGAATTCGCAGGAATAGGCTCCACTTTGCTCGTCGGTTGGTATTCCGACAAAGTAGGAGGAAAAAGAGGATTAGTCAGCTTGGTCTGTATGGTCCCCATCCTATTCGCGTTATTCGGGATCTTACTCGTTCCTTCCGGATATTTATGGGCGGATCTTACACTTTTCGCCGTAGTTGGATTTTTTATTTATCCGCCGGTCATGTTACTCGGAGTAGCTGGATTAGACTTTACTTCCAAAAAAGCCGTAGGGACAGCTGCAGGATTCATCGGCCTATTCGGTTATTTGGGAAGGACGGCACTTTCTAAAGGTTTAGGATGGATGAGCTCATACCCTTGGTTTCGCTGGGAATATTCCATATCTATAATATTCATCTCTGCGATATTAGCAATAATCCTTCTTGCATTCACCTGGAACTGGAAGCCTAAACACTAA
- a CDS encoding DUF418 domain-containing protein encodes MKNRIGFIDFLRGFALLGILGVNLPYFSKPMYLVASLGENSTLLDSIGSWIVAFFFESKFYVLFSFLFGYGFFIQLENNPETNSRSRYFRRILGLGILGLLHGVFLFIGDILLSYAILGAFLWFLRNKSSSWLLKFSLLCLVIAVFCRIGMSLAEGEIKSQLETNLPRLLEESRKAYLGGFWESNIQRTKDTILSIPFLVFYQWPTVFSMFCLGFFAAKNSIFTDWERTKPGFKKIFPWALLLGILGNLLYTLHSRHILPENPNVFLKILYAISDTFSAPALTFCYVYLIGNYYHSVRSFADRIWFETMGKLSLTCYLGESLVCTWIFCGWGLGYFDQIGSYIVLLLTVPIWIFFGVFSLFWKRIFFLGPMEWILRSWTYWKILKVS; translated from the coding sequence ATGAAAAACAGGATAGGATTTATAGACTTTTTAAGAGGATTCGCACTATTAGGAATACTCGGAGTCAACCTGCCCTATTTTTCAAAACCAATGTATTTGGTCGCTTCCCTAGGAGAGAATTCCACTCTTTTGGATTCTATCGGTTCCTGGATTGTAGCATTTTTCTTTGAATCCAAGTTTTACGTATTATTCTCCTTTTTATTCGGTTATGGTTTTTTCATCCAATTGGAGAATAATCCGGAAACGAATTCTAGATCCAGATATTTCAGAAGGATATTAGGTTTAGGAATATTAGGACTTCTGCATGGAGTCTTTTTATTCATTGGAGATATCCTTCTTTCCTATGCGATTTTAGGAGCATTCCTCTGGTTTTTGAGAAATAAATCTTCCTCCTGGTTATTAAAATTTTCTCTATTATGTTTGGTGATTGCAGTATTTTGTAGAATTGGAATGAGTCTGGCAGAAGGCGAAATTAAATCCCAGTTAGAAACAAATCTCCCTCGCCTATTGGAAGAAAGTAGAAAGGCATACTTAGGCGGTTTCTGGGAAAGTAATATTCAAAGAACAAAAGACACCATTCTCTCTATTCCTTTTTTAGTATTCTACCAATGGCCGACGGTTTTTTCCATGTTTTGTTTGGGCTTTTTTGCAGCCAAAAATTCAATCTTTACGGATTGGGAGAGAACAAAGCCCGGGTTCAAAAAAATTTTTCCTTGGGCACTTCTACTCGGGATCTTAGGAAACCTGCTATACACATTACATTCTCGCCATATTCTCCCGGAGAATCCGAATGTTTTCCTAAAAATCCTATACGCGATCTCGGATACGTTCAGTGCGCCTGCGCTCACATTCTGTTATGTATATCTGATAGGCAATTATTATCATTCAGTAAGAAGTTTTGCAGATCGGATCTGGTTCGAGACAATGGGAAAACTTTCTTTGACCTGTTATTTAGGAGAATCTTTGGTTTGCACTTGGATCTTTTGTGGCTGGGGACTAGGTTATTTTGATCAAATAGGAAGTTATATTGTATTATTATTAACTGTTCCTATTTGGATTTTCTTTGGGGTATTCTCTTTGTTTTGGAAAAGGATTTTTTTCTTAGGTCCAATGGAATGGATCTTAAGATCTTGGACCTATTGGAAGATCCTCAAGGTTTCTTAA
- a CDS encoding PAS domain S-box protein, producing MQEPLEKLVYQWIQNDWEVFQFIQTEGLDGIWALDLSDRNRFWINPKFQSVLGFSGAKSDLSSIRWKDLFFKKDHELIDSQIEKVPETKTLPIRYKTFSGSELETDTKLKILKNGSNTFICIGAIKVLKESEINSLKRELDFLFLIDSLPDLVGYWDSNLINRLANEAYQKWFGIDAKKVVGQHIETVLGKQLFELNYPYIQGVLKGETQLFERRIPSPDGQYSRYTLTKYIPDFRDGKVVGFSVIANDISEIRNAELANLRLAKIVESSDDAIIGKDLEGVITSWNHGAEKIFGYSSKEMIGAKFDLLVPDESKLLESRINLKIKSEKENLRFESVRKAKDGHWIEMSITLSPMFDSSGKMTGSAEIARDIGERKRMESSFRSAFEYSAIGMAILDPKGRWIQVNGNLIQLLGYDWEELSKLTFKDITYHEDLGKDLQLLTETLEGKRSGYHLEKRYIKKNGEIIWILLSVALVRDANGKPNHFISQILDIDEIKKAEEELRHAKELLEQTSKLVRIGAWDMDLKRNVGSWSAVTKEMHEVPPDYVPDIKGGLQFVKEGESREKVTEAVNLLITKGIPYDLEMEIVTAKGNELWVKTVGSAEFENGECVRIYGALYDIDKRKKAELELVQEKSRLSAFVEHAPAAVAMFDAEIKYVAVSERWLSEYHLSGRNIVGLSHYEVFPNVSQEWKDIHQRCLSGEVLKNDEDVWRPEGWDHDQYLRWEVRPWYQLDGSVGGIMMFTQDITESCLQREELKKAKLAAEQANRAKSDFLANMSHEIRTPLNGIIGFSDLLLRTSMDSTQHQYMMTVFQSAESLLDIINDILDFSKIEAGKLELSYEKTNLLELCSQIVNTIKFQAQKKGLEVIVNVAWDVPRFVKADSVRLRQIIVNLFSNSVKFTESGEIEFKIELLKKVSETEGEFRFSVRDTGIGIAPDARDKIFEAFTQGDVSTTRRFGGTGLGLAISNKLLSIMGSGLQLKSELGKGSTFYFDLKLNISEIVGEDWIRLRSIKKVLVADKDQENVKLIGEMLSMQNIPADFSRNGEEMLQNLSSGNRYDIILMDSEMPEGDGLELVRKVREDLKIRSEDQPIVLIVNPEEGDQFTEKSRKLGVQEVISKPIHMQKLFDILARNQIFKEPFEFPLNTRDQVGAPTIHKTATVLIAEDNSVNMMLAKSIVKRILPKAKCVEALTGREAVDKFREINPDLIFMDIQMPEMNGYEATKAIRVLEKDGHRVPIIAVTAGIVSGERERCLEAGMDDYISKPAVKADFARIIFRWMS from the coding sequence ATGCAAGAACCCCTGGAAAAGTTAGTCTATCAATGGATACAAAACGATTGGGAAGTTTTCCAGTTCATTCAAACCGAAGGGTTGGATGGAATTTGGGCCTTGGATCTTTCGGACCGAAATAGATTTTGGATCAATCCTAAATTCCAATCCGTTCTCGGATTTTCTGGAGCAAAATCCGATCTTTCTTCTATCCGTTGGAAGGATCTATTTTTTAAAAAGGATCATGAACTGATCGATTCTCAAATAGAGAAGGTTCCGGAAACAAAAACACTTCCTATCCGTTACAAAACATTTTCAGGCTCTGAACTGGAAACGGATACTAAACTTAAAATTCTGAAGAACGGATCTAACACTTTCATTTGTATCGGGGCGATCAAGGTCTTGAAAGAATCCGAGATCAATTCTTTAAAAAGGGAATTGGATTTTCTTTTTTTGATAGATTCCCTTCCTGATCTGGTTGGGTATTGGGACTCCAATTTGATTAATCGATTAGCTAATGAGGCCTATCAGAAATGGTTTGGGATAGATGCAAAAAAAGTAGTTGGTCAACATATAGAAACGGTTTTAGGAAAACAATTATTCGAATTAAATTATCCTTATATTCAGGGAGTTTTAAAAGGAGAAACACAATTATTCGAAAGAAGAATACCTTCGCCAGATGGACAATATTCCCGGTATACATTAACAAAATATATTCCTGATTTTAGGGATGGAAAGGTGGTCGGATTTTCAGTAATCGCTAATGATATATCCGAGATCCGAAATGCTGAATTAGCGAATCTCCGTCTGGCAAAAATTGTAGAATCTTCCGATGACGCGATCATAGGTAAGGACTTAGAAGGTGTCATTACTTCTTGGAATCATGGGGCGGAAAAAATTTTCGGCTATAGTTCAAAAGAGATGATCGGAGCAAAGTTTGATCTGTTAGTCCCGGATGAATCTAAACTTTTAGAATCCAGGATCAATCTTAAGATCAAATCGGAAAAAGAAAACCTTCGTTTCGAGTCGGTGCGAAAGGCGAAGGATGGACATTGGATTGAAATGTCGATCACACTTTCTCCTATGTTTGATTCTTCCGGAAAGATGACCGGTTCTGCAGAGATCGCAAGAGATATCGGCGAAAGAAAACGAATGGAGAGCTCTTTCAGAAGCGCTTTTGAATATTCTGCGATCGGGATGGCAATTTTGGATCCGAAAGGTAGATGGATCCAAGTGAACGGAAATCTGATCCAACTACTCGGATATGATTGGGAAGAATTATCCAAACTGACTTTCAAAGATATAACGTATCATGAAGACTTAGGAAAGGATTTGCAATTATTGACGGAGACTTTGGAAGGTAAAAGGTCCGGTTATCATTTAGAAAAACGTTATATTAAGAAAAATGGGGAGATAATTTGGATATTGCTTTCGGTTGCGCTCGTTCGGGATGCGAACGGAAAACCGAATCATTTTATCTCCCAGATATTGGATATTGACGAGATCAAGAAAGCAGAAGAAGAACTTAGACACGCTAAAGAATTGCTGGAACAAACTAGCAAACTTGTCCGTATCGGGGCGTGGGATATGGATCTTAAGCGTAACGTAGGATCTTGGTCCGCAGTTACAAAAGAGATGCATGAGGTTCCTCCTGATTACGTTCCGGATATCAAAGGAGGTTTGCAATTCGTCAAGGAAGGTGAAAGTAGAGAGAAGGTAACGGAGGCCGTAAATTTACTCATAACAAAAGGTATTCCTTATGATCTGGAAATGGAAATAGTAACTGCAAAGGGTAATGAACTTTGGGTAAAAACCGTAGGGAGCGCCGAGTTCGAGAACGGTGAATGCGTCCGGATTTATGGGGCATTATACGATATAGATAAAAGAAAAAAGGCCGAGCTTGAATTAGTCCAAGAAAAATCTAGGCTTTCCGCATTCGTTGAACATGCTCCTGCTGCGGTTGCAATGTTTGATGCAGAGATCAAATACGTTGCAGTCAGTGAAAGATGGTTAAGTGAATATCATTTATCCGGTCGAAATATTGTTGGTCTTTCTCATTATGAGGTATTTCCAAATGTTTCCCAAGAATGGAAGGATATCCATCAAAGATGTTTATCAGGTGAAGTTCTCAAAAATGATGAAGATGTTTGGAGACCGGAGGGTTGGGATCATGACCAATACCTTCGTTGGGAAGTAAGGCCTTGGTATCAATTGGATGGTTCTGTAGGTGGGATTATGATGTTCACCCAGGACATCACTGAAAGTTGTTTACAGAGAGAAGAATTAAAAAAGGCAAAATTAGCCGCTGAACAGGCGAATAGAGCCAAATCTGATTTTTTAGCAAATATGAGTCACGAGATCAGGACTCCTTTGAATGGTATCATCGGGTTTTCCGATCTATTATTGCGGACATCAATGGATTCTACTCAGCATCAGTATATGATGACCGTATTTCAATCCGCCGAGTCTTTGCTGGATATTATAAATGATATATTAGATTTTTCTAAAATTGAAGCTGGAAAACTGGAATTATCTTATGAAAAGACAAATCTTCTGGAACTTTGCAGCCAGATAGTAAATACGATCAAATTCCAAGCCCAGAAAAAAGGATTAGAAGTGATTGTAAATGTCGCATGGGATGTACCTCGTTTCGTAAAAGCAGACAGCGTAAGGCTCAGGCAGATTATAGTAAACTTATTTAGTAACTCCGTAAAGTTTACTGAATCAGGTGAAATTGAGTTTAAGATAGAACTTCTTAAAAAAGTTTCTGAAACGGAAGGAGAGTTTAGATTTTCCGTAAGAGATACCGGAATTGGTATCGCACCCGATGCGAGAGACAAAATATTCGAAGCATTTACCCAAGGAGATGTATCTACTACTCGCAGGTTTGGAGGAACAGGCCTCGGGCTAGCTATCTCAAATAAACTTTTATCAATTATGGGGAGTGGCCTCCAGCTTAAAAGTGAATTGGGAAAAGGAAGTACATTCTATTTTGATCTGAAGCTGAATATTTCCGAAATTGTAGGAGAAGATTGGATCAGGCTTCGTTCCATCAAAAAAGTTTTGGTAGCGGACAAGGATCAAGAAAATGTAAAATTGATCGGAGAAATGTTATCTATGCAGAATATTCCCGCTGACTTTTCCAGAAACGGAGAGGAGATGTTGCAGAACTTATCCAGCGGGAATAGATATGATATCATTTTAATGGATTCTGAAATGCCCGAAGGTGATGGACTGGAGCTCGTTCGAAAAGTAAGAGAGGACTTGAAGATCAGAAGTGAAGACCAGCCGATCGTATTGATCGTAAATCCAGAAGAAGGAGATCAATTTACCGAGAAATCCAGGAAGTTAGGAGTCCAGGAAGTGATCTCTAAGCCGATCCATATGCAGAAATTATTCGATATTCTTGCAAGAAATCAGATCTTCAAAGAACCTTTTGAATTTCCTTTGAACACAAGAGACCAAGTAGGAGCTCCTACCATTCATAAAACTGCAACTGTTTTGATCGCAGAAGACAATTCTGTAAATATGATGCTCGCAAAAAGTATCGTTAAACGTATCCTTCCCAAGGCAAAATGTGTGGAAGCCCTAACTGGAAGAGAAGCCGTCGATAAGTTTAGAGAAATCAATCCTGATCTGATCTTTATGGACATCCAAATGCCTGAGATGAACGGATATGAGGCCACAAAAGCAATTCGTGTTCTTGAAAAAGATGGGCATAGAGTCCCAATCATTGCTGTGACTGCAGGTATCGTTTCCGGTGAAAGAGAAAGATGTTTGGAAGCCGGTATGGATGATTATATTAGTAAGCCGGCAGTGAAAGCGGATTTTGCTAGAATTATATTTCGTTGGATGAGTTGA